In Vulpes lagopus strain Blue_001 chromosome 1, ASM1834538v1, whole genome shotgun sequence, a genomic segment contains:
- the LOC121486942 gene encoding uncharacterized protein LOC121486942 → MDDKSGSPLATGILLCTHLPPATCSQGTFTGSAASEILRGKATCSRPSGQVSTQDLIPEWGLPPKHTWSLRPRLRSRSFKVGVLPPFAPVWPLSHALQGLIHWEPTPADTQEEAFTTQPAPSCLPARLPRLGGVPAGQESEEPGKLPDLLQSEEAAGWFESELLIPGPGPHTGSCSQQPRCCIGGGLPYPFGELCPLELLTDHPFSGKATFPFLHWVGTPCLVRVSLARRRYPQIAARGGLGPWPPRSAPPLRTLERLCSLPWSHASPGAGQLGFAGRKTGRPPTLVRVSAPRAPRTPPLSDDTRINNTPAGKSRWSRAGAWSGRWISAPWLSYTEKTQQAEGRGGGGGTPYPTSKEAFAARQT, encoded by the exons ATGGACGACAAAAGCGGCAGCCCCCTGGCTACAGGAATCCTCCTCTGCacgcacctgccacctgccacctgttCCCAGGGCACCTTCACAGGGTCGGCGGCTTCTGAGATTCTGAGAGGTAAAGCAACTTGCTCCAGGCCAAGTGGCCAGGTCTcaacccaggacttgatcccagaatggGGCCTCCCCCCAAAACACACGTGGAGTCTGAGACCTCGACTCAGGTCCAGAAGCTTTAAAGTCGGGGTACTTCCTCCCTTTGCTCCTGTCTGGCCCCTCAGCCATGCCCTGCAGGGGTTGATCCACTGGGAGCCCACACCTGCTGACACCCAGGAGGAAGCCTTCACCACCCAGCCGGCTCCCAGCTGCCTCCCTGCAAGGCTTCCCAGGCTGGGAGGGGTGCCTGCGGGGCAGGAGTCAGAGGAGCCAGGAAAGCTTCCAGACCTTCTGCAGAGTGAGGAAGCCGCCGGGTGGTTTGAGTCAGAGCTGCTGATCCCCGGGCCAGGCCCCCACACAGGGAGCTGTTCCCAGCAGCCCAGGTGCTGCATAGGTGGGGGGCTCCCCTACCCCTTCGGTGAGCTTTGCCCCCTGGAGCTCCTTACAGACCACCCTTTCAGCGGCAAAGCCACCTTCCCCTTCTTGCACTGGGTTGGGACCCCCTGCCTGGTCAGGGTCTCCTTAGCCAGAAGGAGGTATCCCCAAATAGCAGCTCGGGGTGGCCTGGGGCCCTGGCCTCCAAGGTCAGCACCGCCGCTGAGGACCCTGGAGAggctctgctctctgccctggTCGCATGCGTCCCCAGGGGCAGGCCAGCTGGGCTTCGCTGGGAGGAAGACAGGGCGGCCCCCGACACTGGTGAGGGTGTCtgctccccgggccccccgcacccccccactCTCAGATGACACACGCATTAACAACACTCCGGCTGGCAAGAGCAGATGGAGTCGGGCAGGCGCATGGTCAGGACGCTGGATTTCAGCCCCGTGGCTCTCCTACACCGAGAAGACGCAGCAGGCAgaaggccgggggggggggggggggac CCCCTACCCGACCAGCAAAGAGGCCTTTGCAGCCAGGCAGACCTGA